A genomic window from Sulfurimonas paralvinellae includes:
- a CDS encoding TetR/AcrR family transcriptional regulator: MAIIVDKEQKKKDIALGAKELILEEGINNITISQIAKAAKIGKGTVYEYFKNKDEIVFELVEILMLKHNLVKEANLAELTTTREKIKNFFGFFYVDADKELREIYKQFMAIALTSKNEAMLDFQTECYNFYANWMETIVQEGINKGELKAESKEFIMGIFAFAQGLFLMSVTTKAIDDLQNKINAQIDILFDLMEK; this comes from the coding sequence TTGGCAATCATTGTCGATAAGGAACAGAAGAAAAAAGATATTGCTCTTGGGGCGAAAGAGCTGATTTTAGAAGAGGGTATTAACAACATTACGATCTCTCAAATTGCAAAGGCTGCCAAAATTGGCAAAGGGACGGTTTATGAATACTTCAAAAACAAAGATGAGATTGTTTTTGAACTCGTTGAAATTCTTATGCTCAAACATAACCTTGTAAAAGAGGCTAATTTAGCTGAACTTACTACAACGCGAGAAAAGATAAAAAACTTTTTTGGTTTCTTTTATGTAGATGCAGATAAAGAGCTGCGTGAGATATATAAGCAGTTTATGGCAATCGCACTGACAAGTAAAAATGAAGCAATGCTGGATTTTCAAACCGAGTGCTATAACTTTTATGCGAATTGGATGGAAACTATTGTACAAGAGGGAATCAATAAAGGTGAGCTAAAGGCTGAATCAAAAGAGTTTATTATGGGAATATTTGCTTTTGCACAGGGGCTTTTTTTGATGAGTGTTACTACAAAAGCCATTGATGATCTGCAAAACAAGATAAATGCACAGATAGATATTTTATTTGATTTAATGGAGAAATAA
- a CDS encoding TolC family protein translates to MKKLLLLTVVPVLMFGDDLKSLLEFAKENNNLVNASKITVEAKDKEVQSAKSNYYPTLDASAFYKRDDDASPFQPGTVYGANAKLGFDIYDGGKKSYTEKQKINEKRAAGFTYEDTKKSTELSITQDFYNLQSLNASLQARVEASNAVKAQLDRVRHFYEADLATSDDVDRLQSAYDSNIYAIESIKFQITALKKALELKVGKRISSLDESEFVKTVQDNQEELDSIQALRFNKRALENLSETVTSYYMPTIRIEDTYSVYGYQDKPVIQIPVAGVPPAPIELLDNQNEIMATVGIRLFDFGTLREQKEAIQLQADALNQQIIFKSKEQKMQLELATQRIHTAKLNIKSSKSALKAATSALKTITEKYNAGIVDNVVYLDALSSKTEAKARYETALNNLEIAYALYYYYNNKNLEEYLK, encoded by the coding sequence ATGAAGAAACTACTTTTACTCACGGTTGTTCCTGTTTTGATGTTTGGTGATGATCTGAAGTCATTGCTGGAGTTCGCCAAAGAGAACAATAATCTTGTCAATGCTTCTAAAATTACTGTAGAGGCAAAAGACAAGGAGGTGCAAAGTGCAAAAAGCAACTATTATCCTACACTTGATGCAAGTGCTTTTTACAAAAGAGATGATGATGCAAGCCCTTTTCAACCGGGAACTGTCTATGGAGCAAACGCAAAACTTGGATTTGACATCTATGATGGCGGAAAAAAATCATATACTGAAAAACAAAAGATAAATGAGAAAAGAGCCGCCGGATTTACTTATGAAGATACGAAAAAATCAACTGAGCTTTCAATTACACAGGACTTTTATAATCTCCAAAGTCTCAATGCTTCGCTGCAAGCAAGAGTGGAAGCTTCAAACGCAGTAAAAGCACAACTTGACCGTGTCCGACATTTTTATGAGGCCGATTTAGCAACTAGCGATGATGTAGATAGACTGCAGTCTGCATATGACAGCAATATTTATGCGATTGAGTCTATCAAGTTTCAGATCACAGCGCTTAAAAAAGCACTAGAACTCAAAGTAGGAAAAAGAATCAGCTCTCTGGATGAATCTGAGTTTGTAAAAACTGTTCAAGACAACCAAGAAGAACTTGACAGTATTCAGGCTTTGAGGTTTAACAAACGTGCACTTGAGAATCTGAGTGAGACAGTGACGAGTTACTATATGCCTACTATCCGCATAGAAGATACCTACTCTGTTTACGGTTATCAAGACAAACCTGTTATACAGATTCCTGTTGCTGGTGTGCCGCCTGCACCAATAGAGCTTTTGGATAATCAAAACGAAATTATGGCAACAGTGGGTATACGACTCTTTGACTTTGGAACGCTTCGAGAACAAAAAGAGGCTATTCAACTGCAAGCAGATGCACTCAATCAGCAGATAATTTTTAAATCTAAAGAACAAAAAATGCAGTTAGAACTTGCAACGCAGCGTATTCATACTGCCAAACTCAACATAAAAAGTTCAAAAAGTGCTCTCAAAGCAGCAACTAGTGCTCTAAAAACAATTACCGAAAAATACAATGCAGGCATAGTGGACAATGTTGTCTATCTTGATGCGCTTTCATCAAAAACAGAGGCAAAAGCAAGGTATGAAACTGCGCTGAACAATCTGGAAATCGCTTATGCACTTTATTATTACTATAACAATAAAAATCTCGAGGAGTACCTCAAATGA
- a CDS encoding efflux RND transporter periplasmic adaptor subunit produces MKKTVLALLMLVSFTHAEKIYATFDVSAQKSANLAFTASGIVKQVNVDIGSVVKKNQTLASLDNDDIKAMLEKTKIVYKYAKRELARQEKIKKLIDASKYDKVLSNYENAKASVAYQQALYNKTILKAPFEGVIYDKSIEVGDAVSGMMLKTVFKIQSLRERKLILEFDQKYHGVVKVGQTFEYRVDGDNKAYKGVISKVYPYADFKNRKMRAEVKAKDFTVGLFGDGYIIVDGK; encoded by the coding sequence ATGAAAAAAACAGTTTTAGCCCTATTAATGTTGGTGAGTTTCACTCACGCAGAGAAAATTTATGCTACTTTTGATGTGAGCGCGCAAAAGAGTGCGAACCTTGCTTTTACGGCCAGCGGTATCGTCAAGCAGGTCAATGTAGATATCGGTTCTGTTGTAAAAAAGAATCAGACTCTGGCTTCTCTTGATAATGATGACATTAAAGCGATGCTAGAGAAAACAAAGATAGTCTATAAATACGCAAAAAGAGAACTCGCTAGACAAGAGAAAATAAAAAAACTTATTGACGCAAGTAAATATGACAAAGTGCTTAGCAACTATGAAAATGCAAAAGCATCCGTTGCCTATCAGCAGGCCTTATATAATAAAACCATTTTAAAAGCTCCGTTTGAAGGTGTGATTTATGATAAAAGTATCGAAGTTGGAGATGCAGTGAGCGGCATGATGCTCAAAACCGTTTTTAAAATTCAAAGTCTGCGTGAGAGAAAACTCATTTTGGAGTTCGATCAAAAATATCATGGTGTAGTAAAAGTCGGGCAGACATTTGAGTACAGAGTAGACGGTGATAACAAAGCTTATAAAGGTGTTATCTCAAAAGTTTATCCGTATGCTGATTTCAAAAACAGAAAGATGCGGGCTGAAGTCAAAGCAAAAGATTTTACTGTCGGGCTTTTTGGCGATGGTTACATCATCGTTGATGGAAAATAA
- a CDS encoding efflux RND transporter permease subunit codes for MYKLAINRPIATLMYVFTLVIFGYMSFKSMPSALYPNVDFPLVTVKTIYPGVEADTIESQVTEKIEEAVSRIGGVDSITSTSSDGVSVVIVKFFLERNIDEATNDVRDKVSAVVLPRDAQTPLVSKLDIGGAPVINVFLTAKKESLQHLMVFADEKVKPALQKINGVGAINIIGYKDREIKIFPDIYKLNKFGITVKELNDIVARENVKIGGGKLITKTKEIVLKTKADALSVDELKNIIVKDDLRLKDLATVVDSLSDAKSYSSYNGTPGVMLEVQKISGTNTIDIVNRVKATIPQLKKMAGEKYGVATLQDTTPFIIHSLEDVKFDLIYGAFLAVIIIFVFLRNFTITLVSALSIPISILGTIALMNFMGFDLNKMTLIGLTLAIGIIIDDAIVVLENIYKKMEAGMDKFEAALYGVKEMAFAILAISAMLLAVFLPVAHMSGIVGKFFESFAMTVGFAVIISYTVAMSFMPSLSARVLHKGESRFYNITEPIFQLLDRIYAVTLKFVLRFKVLTLLFVIGVFVASLSLFPKIGMDFLPKEDKAEFEIKLRAPTGISLDEMIRESKEVENMVHADKNVVFTTLSVGYNSVKEKNKALIYVKLTPKAKRVKNQEEIIQSFRQKLKAFSDKMFITAAAIPNIKGAGVTVPYQIVLTGDSFDKLDMARKNLMDYLAKKKGFVDIDSNLDEGKPQIDIKIIRENANRVGISAAQIAKAVSIAFSSDLEISYFEYSGKQYKITLRLPDSERVSIDDLKKIELRAKNGQLISLDGLVEFHKSQSLASIYHYNRQRQVTIYSDLFGLDLGGAVKYTQEGVDKWLPKGVNYKFTGFAEEMGKTMKAFGVAIGLSVILMFIILAILYESLIQPIIIMMALPLSIIGVMIALYLTQLHFSLFVMIGFMLLMGMVGKNAVLLVDFANEAVAKGKDADEALLEAGEKRLRPILMTTIAMIFAMLPLALSNSLGSETKAPMAISIIGGLVSSMVLTLLVVPVIYKMINPLDRWLRKWYEKKIENDTLVKEA; via the coding sequence ATGTATAAACTAGCGATAAACAGACCGATAGCGACACTGATGTATGTCTTTACATTAGTGATATTCGGTTATATGAGTTTTAAAAGTATGCCTTCGGCACTCTATCCAAATGTAGATTTTCCATTGGTTACAGTAAAGACTATTTACCCGGGTGTAGAAGCTGATACAATAGAGTCCCAGGTAACAGAGAAAATAGAAGAGGCGGTCTCACGCATCGGCGGTGTAGATTCCATTACTTCTACAAGCAGTGACGGTGTCTCAGTTGTCATTGTAAAATTCTTTTTAGAACGCAACATTGATGAAGCAACGAATGATGTGCGTGACAAAGTTTCAGCTGTAGTACTACCAAGAGATGCTCAGACACCGCTTGTCAGTAAGCTTGACATCGGCGGCGCACCTGTTATCAATGTCTTTTTAACAGCGAAAAAAGAGTCGTTGCAGCATCTTATGGTTTTTGCAGATGAAAAAGTCAAACCGGCACTGCAGAAGATCAATGGAGTAGGTGCGATCAATATTATCGGCTACAAAGACAGAGAGATTAAAATCTTTCCTGATATCTATAAACTCAATAAGTTCGGCATTACCGTTAAAGAATTAAATGACATAGTTGCACGTGAAAACGTTAAGATCGGTGGCGGGAAACTCATAACAAAAACCAAAGAGATCGTTCTCAAAACAAAAGCTGATGCACTCAGTGTAGATGAGTTGAAAAATATCATCGTCAAAGATGATCTGCGACTTAAAGATCTGGCAACGGTAGTCGACTCTTTGAGTGATGCAAAAAGTTACTCCTCATACAATGGCACGCCAGGTGTTATGCTTGAAGTGCAAAAGATCTCGGGAACAAATACCATAGACATTGTCAATCGTGTCAAAGCAACGATCCCACAACTGAAAAAGATGGCAGGGGAGAAGTATGGCGTCGCAACGCTGCAGGATACGACACCTTTTATCATCCACTCTCTTGAAGATGTAAAGTTCGATCTGATCTACGGTGCATTTCTGGCTGTTATTATTATATTTGTATTTTTGAGAAACTTTACTATTACTTTGGTTTCCGCTTTGTCGATCCCTATCTCTATTCTTGGCACAATAGCTCTGATGAACTTTATGGGGTTTGATCTTAATAAAATGACACTTATCGGACTTACTCTAGCCATCGGTATTATTATCGACGATGCCATTGTTGTACTGGAAAATATCTATAAAAAGATGGAAGCAGGGATGGATAAGTTTGAAGCGGCACTTTACGGTGTTAAAGAGATGGCATTTGCCATTCTTGCCATCTCGGCAATGCTTTTGGCGGTATTTCTGCCGGTTGCACATATGAGCGGGATAGTCGGAAAATTCTTTGAGAGTTTTGCTATGACGGTCGGTTTCGCTGTTATTATCTCTTACACGGTTGCCATGAGTTTTATGCCGAGTTTGAGTGCAAGGGTACTGCATAAAGGAGAAAGCAGGTTCTATAATATAACGGAACCGATCTTTCAACTTTTAGATAGAATCTATGCGGTAACACTGAAATTTGTATTGCGTTTTAAAGTGCTTACACTTCTCTTTGTCATTGGTGTTTTTGTCGCTTCTTTATCACTTTTTCCAAAAATCGGTATGGATTTCCTTCCTAAAGAGGATAAGGCAGAGTTTGAGATAAAACTGCGTGCTCCTACCGGAATAAGTCTTGATGAGATGATACGAGAATCCAAAGAGGTCGAAAATATGGTGCATGCAGATAAAAATGTCGTCTTTACCACTTTAAGCGTCGGATATAACAGCGTGAAAGAAAAAAATAAAGCCCTGATCTATGTCAAACTGACGCCAAAAGCCAAACGCGTTAAAAATCAAGAAGAGATCATCCAGTCATTTCGTCAAAAATTAAAAGCGTTTTCTGACAAGATGTTCATCACAGCTGCGGCTATTCCAAACATTAAAGGTGCGGGAGTGACGGTACCGTATCAGATCGTACTTACCGGAGACAGCTTTGATAAGCTTGACATGGCGCGTAAAAACCTGATGGATTACCTTGCCAAGAAAAAGGGATTTGTCGATATCGACTCTAATCTTGATGAAGGAAAACCGCAGATTGATATTAAAATCATTCGTGAAAATGCTAATCGTGTCGGTATCTCTGCAGCACAGATTGCAAAAGCGGTTTCTATCGCATTTTCAAGTGATCTGGAGATATCTTATTTTGAATACAGCGGGAAGCAGTATAAAATTACGCTTCGTCTGCCTGACAGTGAACGTGTGAGCATAGATGATCTGAAAAAGATCGAATTGCGTGCAAAAAATGGGCAGCTCATTTCTCTTGACGGACTCGTAGAGTTTCATAAGTCACAATCTCTTGCTTCTATTTACCACTACAACAGACAACGGCAGGTGACCATCTACTCTGATCTTTTTGGACTTGACCTTGGCGGTGCGGTAAAATATACGCAAGAGGGCGTTGATAAATGGCTTCCAAAAGGAGTGAATTATAAATTTACAGGTTTTGCAGAAGAGATGGGTAAGACAATGAAAGCTTTTGGTGTAGCCATCGGTCTTTCTGTAATTCTGATGTTTATTATTTTAGCGATTTTATATGAATCTCTTATTCAGCCGATTATCATCATGATGGCATTGCCGCTGAGCATTATCGGGGTTATGATAGCACTTTACCTCACGCAGCTTCATTTTAGTCTCTTTGTAATGATAGGTTTTATGCTACTTATGGGTATGGTCGGTAAAAATGCGGTACTGTTGGTTGACTTCGCCAACGAAGCCGTTGCCAAAGGTAAAGATGCCGATGAAGCACTCTTAGAAGCAGGTGAGAAAAGACTGCGCCCGATCCTTATGACGACGATTGCGATGATATTTGCGATGTTGCCATTGGCACTGAGTAATTCTTTGGGAAGTGAGACAAAAGCACCGATGGCCATTTCCATTATCGGTGGTTTAGTGAGTTCTATGGTATTGACACTGTTAGTTGTGCCGGTGATTTACAAGATGATAAATCCTCTTGATAGATGGTTGCGTAAATGGTACGAGAAAAAGATAGAAAATGACACTCTGGTAAAGGAGGCTTAG
- a CDS encoding HlyD family secretion protein → MQIFKKYWLAIFIVILLVIASVMIYTKLHPKTLASNLVEGTGRMDGDLVNLNAKYAGRLEKIFVDEGVPVTKGMVVGILKSKELEAQKASLQEQIKAKEIEQDISKTAIPLQLEQAKQQLSSAKASQNAIEQNISIQKEVLAQAKRDFKRSQKLYKSKSIDKHAFELAQLKVDTENKKLAALNEQLKEIESAVKLAKISVTNAQAAQQNLLAIQAGIKALKASKEQVDAMINEMTLRSPIDGVTVEKIANEGEVIGGGMPVATLLDPHSLYLKIFVDTIQNGKIKLGDKAVIFLDAYPDHPIEAKVVRIAQKAEFTPKEVSVRSDRIQRVFAVHLKPLKVDPLLKLGIPAIGVVSLDGKGLPNSLNDIPVL, encoded by the coding sequence ATGCAGATTTTTAAGAAATATTGGTTAGCGATTTTTATAGTGATTTTACTGGTGATTGCCAGTGTAATGATCTATACAAAGTTGCATCCGAAAACTTTAGCTTCAAATTTAGTTGAAGGAACCGGACGCATGGATGGTGATTTGGTCAATCTAAATGCCAAATATGCAGGAAGATTGGAAAAGATATTTGTTGATGAGGGCGTGCCTGTTACAAAGGGTATGGTTGTGGGCATATTAAAAAGCAAAGAACTTGAAGCGCAAAAAGCAAGTTTGCAAGAGCAGATAAAAGCAAAAGAGATTGAGCAGGATATTTCAAAAACTGCTATTCCTCTTCAACTTGAACAGGCAAAACAACAACTCTCTTCAGCGAAGGCTTCCCAAAATGCAATTGAGCAAAATATTTCGATTCAAAAAGAGGTGCTTGCTCAGGCTAAACGGGATTTTAAACGTTCTCAAAAACTTTATAAAAGTAAAAGTATTGACAAACACGCATTTGAACTTGCACAGCTTAAGGTCGATACCGAAAATAAAAAATTAGCAGCTTTAAACGAACAGTTAAAAGAGATTGAATCAGCCGTGAAATTAGCCAAAATCAGTGTAACTAATGCGCAAGCGGCACAACAAAATCTTTTAGCTATTCAAGCAGGGATTAAAGCGCTCAAAGCTTCAAAAGAACAAGTGGACGCGATGATAAATGAGATGACACTTCGTTCACCTATAGATGGAGTAACCGTTGAAAAAATTGCTAATGAAGGAGAAGTTATAGGCGGAGGTATGCCGGTAGCAACGCTTTTAGACCCTCATAGTTTATACCTGAAAATATTTGTAGATACTATTCAAAACGGAAAAATAAAGCTTGGTGATAAAGCGGTGATCTTTCTTGACGCCTATCCGGATCATCCTATTGAGGCAAAAGTTGTACGCATCGCCCAAAAGGCGGAATTTACTCCAAAAGAGGTAAGTGTACGCAGTGACAGAATTCAAAGGGTTTTTGCTGTGCATCTCAAGCCTCTCAAGGTTGATCCACTTTTAAAACTTGGTATTCCGGCGATTGGTGTTGTTTCCCTTGACGGTAAAGGTTTGCCGAATTCTCTTAATGATATTCCGGTACTTTAA
- a CDS encoding ATP-binding cassette domain-containing protein yields MAALEVKNVTVSYKKRVGIKDASLQAKSGEIIGFIGADGAGKSSLMHAIAGVLRFNGEVVYNGIAYHSPKEAEKIKPDIGLMPQGIGLVLYDTLTVGEHLSFFADIRGIKKDEKFYAYREKLLHMAGLGSFVDREAGKLSGGMMQKLSLICTLLHRPKLLILDEPTTGVDPLSRLELWEILDNIRKEEGTVILVSTAYMQEASKMDKILLFDEGEIIARGTNEELIDSIRPYVYEQSDCGNECLTFNKRTYSLNFLDVKHAEPTLEGLFFVNALQKKRLLPQVDIAQRDEELAMPPVVMQAKGVTKRFGNFTANDHVDIELKRGEILGLLGANGAGKTTFIKMLLGLYPIDEGELTLLEKVIKSGDDRQTLKSKIGYVSQHFALYNDMTVRENLIYFANMHHLPLDKALQRIEQYAKELGFKEYMEELPTNLPLGVNQRFSIAAALIHEPLVLFLDEPTSGVDTIARAQFWEILRKLKEKWNISILITTHYMSEAEYCDRVVLLKQGKKIADDTIENFYKSHPNAATFEDIFLSYYKDVS; encoded by the coding sequence ATGGCTGCTCTTGAAGTAAAAAACGTCACTGTCTCTTACAAAAAAAGAGTAGGTATAAAAGATGCCTCACTTCAAGCCAAAAGCGGAGAAATTATTGGTTTCATCGGTGCCGATGGAGCCGGAAAAAGTTCATTGATGCATGCAATAGCAGGTGTTCTTCGTTTTAACGGGGAAGTTGTCTATAATGGTATTGCTTATCATTCACCAAAAGAAGCGGAAAAGATAAAGCCGGATATCGGACTGATGCCTCAAGGTATAGGGCTTGTACTTTACGACACTTTGACTGTGGGCGAGCATTTGTCATTTTTTGCTGATATTCGAGGTATTAAGAAAGACGAAAAGTTCTATGCATACAGAGAAAAACTGCTTCATATGGCAGGACTTGGTTCGTTTGTTGACAGAGAAGCCGGAAAACTAAGCGGCGGAATGATGCAAAAGCTCTCACTGATCTGTACACTTTTGCATCGTCCCAAACTGCTTATCTTAGATGAGCCGACAACAGGAGTGGACCCTTTAAGCCGTTTGGAGTTATGGGAGATCTTAGACAATATACGCAAAGAAGAGGGCACGGTCATCTTAGTAAGTACCGCTTATATGCAAGAAGCCTCCAAAATGGACAAAATACTTTTGTTTGATGAAGGTGAAATTATTGCAAGAGGAACAAATGAAGAACTCATAGACTCCATTCGTCCTTATGTATATGAGCAGAGTGATTGTGGCAATGAATGCCTGACATTTAATAAACGTACCTATTCACTGAATTTTTTAGATGTAAAACATGCAGAGCCTACATTGGAAGGACTCTTTTTTGTAAATGCTTTACAAAAGAAAAGGCTTCTGCCTCAAGTTGACATTGCTCAAAGAGATGAAGAACTTGCAATGCCGCCAGTTGTAATGCAGGCTAAAGGTGTCACAAAAAGATTTGGAAATTTTACGGCAAACGATCATGTAGACATAGAACTCAAACGCGGTGAGATCTTAGGACTGCTCGGTGCGAATGGTGCAGGAAAGACGACTTTTATAAAAATGCTTTTGGGACTTTACCCTATCGATGAAGGAGAACTTACCTTACTTGAAAAAGTCATTAAAAGCGGAGATGATCGTCAAACACTCAAATCTAAAATAGGCTACGTCTCACAGCACTTTGCACTCTATAATGATATGACTGTACGGGAGAACTTGATCTATTTTGCCAATATGCACCATTTGCCTTTAGATAAAGCTTTGCAAAGGATTGAGCAGTATGCCAAAGAGCTCGGCTTTAAAGAGTATATGGAAGAACTGCCGACCAACCTGCCTTTAGGTGTCAATCAACGATTTTCTATTGCAGCAGCACTTATACATGAACCGCTTGTGCTCTTTTTGGATGAACCGACGAGTGGAGTAGATACTATTGCAAGAGCGCAGTTTTGGGAGATACTAAGAAAGCTCAAAGAAAAATGGAATATCTCTATTTTGATTACGACACATTATATGAGTGAGGCGGAGTATTGTGACCGGGTCGTACTTCTCAAACAAGGTAAAAAGATCGCAGATGACACTATAGAGAATTTTTACAAATCCCATCCAAACGCTGCAACTTTTGAAGATATTTTCCTGAGCTATTACAAGGATGTTTCATGA
- a CDS encoding ABC transporter permease: MKITTIKAYMLKEFMELYRTRLIVMVYLLPTMILLLFGYGIRMDVTHARVLIIDNDKSQYSNMLTSKFEHTKYFNAQVSQMDEQSALRLIKQAKKDAIVIIPSSFEKRLLHGQKSEIGVFVDASFPTRATTIESYIEGTVLDAASEVAKKSGLASKGLITLNQRTLFNQAMRDEDAIVPGLIGLVLLVAPAILAALLIVKEKEKGTIFNFYASPLSKGEFLFAKLFPAFLLHSANIFILFLLAVYVFSVPFRGSFMLYWLSSELYVLISLSIGMLISVITSRQVVAVVLTVIITIIPGFLYSGILMPISSMVGESYYEAHSFPVMYYNHIIYDTFLIGQGLSSEKNILYLFILTGFAVVLFTAGRLLLKKEMK, translated from the coding sequence ATGAAAATAACGACTATAAAAGCATATATGTTAAAAGAATTTATGGAGCTCTATAGAACGCGTCTTATTGTGATGGTGTATCTTCTTCCGACAATGATCTTACTGCTTTTTGGATATGGCATCCGCATGGATGTAACGCATGCTCGGGTTTTGATCATCGACAATGACAAGAGCCAATATTCCAACATGCTCACCTCCAAGTTCGAGCATACAAAGTACTTCAACGCCCAAGTTTCACAGATGGATGAACAGAGTGCACTTCGACTTATAAAGCAGGCGAAAAAAGATGCTATTGTCATTATTCCAAGTTCTTTTGAAAAACGACTTTTACATGGGCAAAAAAGTGAGATCGGTGTCTTTGTCGATGCATCGTTTCCTACTCGTGCAACAACAATAGAGAGTTACATAGAAGGTACTGTGCTTGATGCTGCGAGTGAGGTGGCAAAAAAAAGTGGACTTGCTTCTAAAGGATTGATAACACTCAATCAGCGCACGCTGTTTAATCAGGCAATGCGTGATGAAGATGCCATCGTTCCGGGACTTATCGGGCTTGTTCTTTTGGTCGCTCCGGCTATACTTGCGGCACTTCTGATCGTAAAAGAGAAAGAAAAGGGTACTATCTTTAATTTCTATGCTTCGCCACTCAGTAAAGGTGAATTTTTATTTGCAAAACTCTTTCCTGCATTTTTACTGCACTCTGCGAATATTTTTATACTCTTTTTGTTGGCTGTCTATGTGTTTAGCGTTCCTTTTCGAGGGAGTTTTATGCTTTACTGGCTGAGCAGTGAGCTGTATGTACTCATTAGCCTTTCAATCGGCATGCTCATTTCAGTTATAACGAGTAGACAGGTGGTTGCAGTTGTTCTAACGGTCATTATCACTATTATTCCGGGGTTTTTATACTCCGGTATCTTGATGCCTATCTCCTCTATGGTCGGAGAGTCGTATTATGAAGCACACAGTTTTCCTGTCATGTATTACAATCATATTATTTATGATACATTTTTAATAGGGCAAGGGTTAAGCTCTGAGAAAAATATTTTATATCTATTTATCCTGAC